CGGTGCCGGCGGCGGAGCGACGCTGGGTGAGCTCGGCGCGCTGGGTGCCGGAGAGCTCAGTGCCGGGCAGGCGCGCATCGCGCTGGCCTCGGCGCTGGCCGCGGGTGTGGATCCGGCCGAGGTGTTCTAGCCGGCGCGCAGAACACGGGCGGCGAAGCGGGCAGGATCGTCGTCGGTGATCACCGCCGGATCCTCCCCCAGCCCGGCGCGCTCAAGCACTAATGCGGCGCCGATGGCCGCGACGGGGATCCCCCTAAGCCTCACCTCTCTCAGTGTCCTCACCAGCCTCTCGTGCCCCCTGACATAGGAGTCAGCCCCGGGCACCACCAGCACATCAACCCCCAGCGCCGTCACCGCGCCGAGGTCCGCCTCCGGAGTGACGGGCAGGCCGCCCAGGGAGCGCACCGTGTCCAGGCCGTCGCCGACGAGCACGAGTTCGCCGCCCGCGCGGGCGAGGTCAACGAGGAGGT
This sequence is a window from Corynebacterium doosanense CAU 212 = DSM 45436. Protein-coding genes within it:
- a CDS encoding DJ-1/PfpI family protein; amino-acid sequence: MTRIALYCTDTMIDSTYAHLLVDLARAGGELVLVGDGLDTVRSLGGLPVTPEADLGAVTALGVDVLVVPGADSYVRGHERLVRTLREVRLRGIPVAAIGAALVLERAGLGEDPAVITDDDPARFAARVLRAG